In one window of Gossypium arboreum isolate Shixiya-1 chromosome 4, ASM2569848v2, whole genome shotgun sequence DNA:
- the LOC108454953 gene encoding L-type lectin-domain containing receptor kinase IX.1-like, with the protein MMKAEDAENLYLKSQNPAFRSILSILVMGLLVAASSMDDYNINFNFTGFTPNMPDIVYEADAYASNNAVQLTLNQMKQNLRGGIGRATYYKPMHLWDKSSGNPLLADFTTQFSFSIDSLHNNSGDGFAFFIAPNGSKIPPNSGGGNLGLQSKGVVNPPFVAVEFDTFGNPWDPFGLSAHVGIGLNTIETSLTAVKWWWNEIANGGVVNAFITYNSSTNNLSVLLLDADDFTLRNSSRLSANLDLSIYLPEWVTSGFSGTTGSYYELHTIYSWNFISTLQVVMPTNTTINPPATSPPANPKRKSRTWLWVVLAIIGAISAALLVWFYCRRRNYSRKEDGTMSVNVNREMVTAARKFSYKELRLATSSFADEGLLGEGGFGKLYLGFLRDISCNIAVKRVTPNSQQGFKEYESEITTTTRLMHRNLVQLIGWCHDKNQFLIVYEFLPNKNLDYHLHREPCLLTWDKRYKIAMGLASALFYLQEECNQCVLHRDIKSSNGLLDLSFNAKLGDFGLARLVDHGQGSQTTQVMLGTEGYIAPECLDTYKAIKESDIYSFGIVALEIACGEKAIAVIDRNGQRFKTKLVEWVWELYGKESLFDAADPRLSGNYNMEQMERLLLVGMACAHPNYFDRPSITQVVDILSFKAPLPIIPPEMPIPTYIVSLEDTIVTFSTSLSSNTRGSNRSQNQNSGNGSSC; encoded by the coding sequence ATGATGAAAGCTGAGGATGCTGAGAATTTGTATCTCAAATCTCAGAACCCTGCATTTCGTTCCATACTATCCATCCTTGTTATGGGGTTACTTGTTGCTGCATCATCAATGGATGATTATAACATCAATTTCAATTTCACTGGTTTCACCCCAAATATGCCTGACATAGTGTATGAAGCTGATGCATACGCATCCAACAACGCAGTCCAACTCACCCTTAACCAAATGAAACAGAATCTACGGGGTGGTATTGGTCGAGCCACTTATTACAAGCCAATGCACCTTTGGGACAAATCATCTGGGAATCCCTTACTTGCAGATTTCACCACTCAATTTTCTTTCTCCATTGATTCCTTGCATAATAACTCAGGTGATGGGTTTGCGTTTTTCATTGCTCCCAATGGCTCAAAAATCCCACCTAATTCCGGAGGTGGTAACTTGGGACTTCAAAGTAAAGGCGTCGTCAACCCTCCATTTGTTGCAGTGGAGTTTGATACGTTTGGCAATCCTTGGGATCCTTTCGGGTTGTCAGCTCACGTGGGCATTGGTCTCAACACTATCGAGACTTCTCTTACCGCTGTCAAATGGTGGTGGAATGAGATTGCAAATGGGGGAGTAGTTAATGCTTTCATCACTTACAACTCTAGTACAAACAACCTGAGTGTTCTTTTACTGGATGCTGATGATTTTACCCTTCGAAATTCATCTAGGCTTTCTGCAAATCTGGATCTTAGCATATATTTACCAGAATGGGTCACATCTGGCTTCTCAGGAACCACTGGAAGTTATTATGAGCTTCACACTATTTATTCCTGGAATTTCATCTCTACCTTACAAGTTGTTATGCCCACGAATACAACTATCAATCCTCCAGCAACAAGCCCTCCAGCCAACCCCAAGAGGAAGAGTAGGACATGGCTATGGGTAGTTTTAGCCATCATTGGTGCCATTTCTGCTGCACTCCTGGTTTGGTTTTACTGCAGGAGGAGAAACTACAGCAGGAAAGAAGATGGGACCATGTCTGTCAACGTAAACAGAGAAATGGTGACAGCAGCTAGGAAGTTTTCCTACAAGGAGCTAAGACTTGCAACCAGTAGTTTTGCTGATGAAGGTCTGCTTGGGGAGGGAGGTTTTGGAAAGCTTTATTTAGGCTTCTTGAGGGACATAAGCTGCAATATTGCTGTCAAAAGGGTAACTCCAAATTCCCAACAAGGGTTTAAAGAGTATGAATCAGAAATTACCACTACTACCAGATTGATGCACAGAAATTTGGTCCAACTCATCGGTTGGTGCCATGATAAAAATCAGTTCCTCATTGTGTACGAGTTTCTTCCAAATAAGAATCTCGATTACCATCTACATAGAGAGCCATGCTTATTGACATGGGATAAAAGGTATAAAATCGCTATGGGATTGGCTTCAGCGTTGTTCTATCTGCAGGAAGAATGTAATCAATGCGTGTTGCATCGAGACATCAAGTCAAGTAATGGTCTGTTGGATTTGAGTTTCAATGCCAAGCTTGGTGACTTTGGGTTGGCTAGGCTTGTTGACCATGGACAAGGGTCTCAAACAACACAGGTTATGCTCGGGACGGAAGGTTATATAGCACCCGAGTGTCTTGACACATACAAAGCCATTAAAGAATCCGACATTTACAGTTTTGGTATTGTTGCCTTAGAAATAGCTTGCGGAGAGAAGGCGATTGCTGTAATCGACAGGAACGGCCAGAGGTTCAAAACAAAACTGGTGGAATGGGTTTGGGAGCTATATGGGAAAGAGAGTCTTTTTGATGCTGCAGACCCAAGATTGTCTGGCAATTACAACATGGAACAAATGGAACGGCTGCTCTTAGTCGGGATGGCCTGTGCTCACCCAAACTATTTTGACCGCCCATCCATAACGCAGGTTGTGGACATCCTTTCTTTCAAAGCTCCACTACCCATTATACCACCGGAGATGCCGATTCCAACATACATTGTATCACTGGAAGACACTATTGTTACATTTTCAACATCCCTTTCATCCAATACTAGAGGCTCCAACAGAAGCCAAAACCAAAATTCTGGCAATGGTTCCAGTTGTTGA